From the genome of Sphingopyxis sp. DBS4:
CTGGAGGAGTGCGACCGTAGCGGCTCGACGCTTCGTCACCAGCCTGGTATCGATCGCAAAGTGGCGCGCGCCGATCAGCGATCCGACCTATGCCGACGCGATCCTCGACCGGCTCGCGCACAATGTCCATCGCATCGCGCTCGAAGGGGAGTCGCCTCGGCGGGCGAAGGCCCACTCGGGCCCGATCGCCGAGGCGGCGCCGAGCTCGTCCGAGCCCGTGCTCACCCACGGTTGGTCCGCGCGCCAAAATCATGAATCACAACCATGACGATCAGACCTCCAATCGGTGGGCGGCTTCGCCGGAAGCCGCGTGGCATCTACCGATCCCGGAATCTAAAAATCCTATAGATAAAGACTATCAAAATGATGGGGAGTATCGTCTGCTTCGTAAGGGACGATATTATCGTCGATACATCTCCCCTCAAGCTCCATATGAGAAGCGGCACGCTGGAGAAATATATCGAGAGATATATATCGTTTCTATTCGCTTTCTTCCAGAGGAATGATGACAGGCAACCATAGAGGAAACCTCCGATAATAACTCCAACTACACTGCCATATATGTAGAAAGCGCCCATGAGGCTGAATCCGAGCCCTCCTACATCCCGCCTGATTGAATAGGGTGTGTAATATTTATAGAACCAAGCTGTTGAGCTGTCGTATGAAGAGAGCGATGTAGGAAGAAACCCCCTTACGATATCCTCAAAGAGTCTTGAAAGAGACTGGTTTGAATATATATCCGGGCTCAGCAGCAAGATATCTAGATTGCTGCCAGCCGAGGCGAAGTCACTCTTCATGAAACCGACGATGAAGTTGCTTCCTGAAAATGATAGTTGGACGCTGTCAGATCCCAGAGAAACGCCCAAGCTTTTAGAAAACGGAACAAACAATATCACGGCTAGTACAGAGAAATACACAACAGATGGCTTAACAGATTTAAAGTATAGAGACATGAATGCTAATGATAGCGCAATTTTAAAGAAAACGTCTCTTTCACCTGTCACCAAAAGGGTAAAAAATGACAGGATCAGAGAGCAGATAATTTCAAATATTGGAATTTTACCATTTTTTCTATAGAAAGAAATGGCATAAACGACGAAAGACAGCACGAAATAGCTATAAAAAAATCCGAAATACCCGAGATCTGAATCTGAACTTATTGAAGAAAACTCCCTCTTACTAGAAGCTCCGCTATTATAGAATATAAATATATTAATTAAAACTAATGCGATTGATACATAAAAATTATATTTATATAGCGTATATCTATCAAATATATCTACAAGCCCATGGTCATTTTTCTGATCCGAATCGAATAATATTAATGAGAAACATACGGAGAAATGGAAAATATTTGCGAATAAGGCAGTTTCCAATGGGTTATATAGCCCATAGCCCTCGAACAAATATACAATATTCCCGCCAAATGAGTATAAAAATGATGCTATGGAGAGCCATACGACCGGCTTGAATATTAAGCCCTTCCCATATAAAACAGAAAATATCGTAATATACATGCCAATTAATACGAATAATACTTCACTCGAATAGTAAAGTGCTATTGCGTTCGTAAAAATAAATATGAAAAATAATATCATTGCGAAAATGATATGATTATTTCTCTTTTCAATCATTGAATCTATCTACCATCCCTATAGGATAAAAGATCCATAAATGCGCTTTGGCGGCGATTTTCGATAACATTCGTATCGTAACGCCGAGAAGTATTTAGATTCTCAAATCCAACTTTTTGCATAAGTGCAGGATTCGAAAGCAGCTTACGCAATAATGCAACCATAGATTCTAGATCGGCTGGTTCGACGAGCCATTTTTCATCAAGCAATTCATCGGTACCGCCAACTTTCGTTGCAACGACCGGAAGCCCGCGACTCATGCCTTCGATCACAGCCCGGCTGAGACCTTCCTGCTTGCTTGCTTGCAACAAGATATCCAGCCGGTCCATCCAGCAGAGAACCGCATCTCCAGGCGGCACGATCCCATCAAAGAACACCTTATCAGCGACGCCGTATCGTTCGGCAATCGCCCGCAAATGCGCAGGATCGCCCCGCCCCAGAAATCTTATGCAGACGTTGGCTTGACCGAAATCAAATATTAGACGGCGAAGGCACTCCAAAGCAACATCCTGCCCCTTGTAACCCACGTCTAGCGCCCCAACAAGGCCTATCGTATATATGTCACGACTTGATCTTATCGCCCTAATTATCGAAAATTCCTCGTCGGCAATTGGCTCGACCATCGCATTCGTGCAAGAATAAACCTTTCCTGCACAGGGATATTTCTTTTGCAGGGCTTTTTCTGTGACATATATAGATATTTTTGCTTTGGATACTTCTTTCTTCATAATATATTCACTGTAATGTGCCAATAATACCCCCATGCGAGAGCGATGGTTGTATACGGATTCAAATACATCTCCGACAACTTCCACGAGATATGGGATATTCGCGTTACGCGCTTCTTTTGCTGCAAGAGAACCGAGAAGACTCGGAAGTCGAGCAATCACGATGTCAGCATTTCGTACCGCTCGACCTATTTTATTTTTAATAGAAAAGTACCGAATAATATTTTTCGCGGTAAGTAAATTTGGAAACGGCAGGAAATCGATCGAGGGATTCTCGATCACAGGAAGGTTGCACGAAGCAACTTTTCGCCCCCGGCAGATGACCTGCAAATTTCCAAAGGCATTTACATAGCGCATAAGCGCTTCTTCCGGGAGTCCCCCGGGGTCATGAAATCCTTTTTCGGTCTGGAGATACCAGTGGTCGTGTACGAAGAGCGCCCTCATTTGAAACGGCTCGTTTCTATTTCAACCGACCGAGGCAGGTCACGTATCTTTCGAGCAGGAACCCCTCCATAAAGTGAGCCCGACGGGACTGCTCGCGTCACGACAGCGCCCGCTGCAATAATACAACGTGTTTCTATCGTAACGCCACTCAGCAAGCGCGCTCCTGCCCCAATCCAGACGTCATCCGCAATTGTCACCATAGCGGTAGCGATCGGATTGTACTTGATAGCGATATCCGTACATCTCCAATCATGATCGAAAGAAAGAAGACTGCATCCATGCGCGATGGAAACATCATTGCCGATTGTGCAGCCGCCAACTGCGTCCAGGTAGCAATTTTCATGAATGGAAACATTGCTTCCAATCCTCAAATTATGTCGATTGAGAATGGTAACATTACGGCCGATGTAGACATTGCGTCCGACAGCGGCCGAATCTGCGCGCAAAAGCGCATAACGCAACAGCAAAGCGATTGCGCCGCCGAAAGGGCGGCTTGCATCCCACAGCAGAGCACGGATAGTCTTGGGAAACCACCTTACAAAAAAACACGATATGGCAATGACTGAGCCATATCGATTGAATTTGTCCCGACCGCTCGTTGGCCTCGTTCTATCCTCGATGCTCACAATCGCTGATCACTTTCGGCCGCTCCCAGAACATTCTTGATGTCATAGAGCATATGGATGGGTTTGCCCCATGCCCGAATGCCGCCCACGCCCAGTTCGGCGAACTCCCGATGCGCCACAGCAAGAATGATGCCATCATAGGCGCCGGCTTGCGGGGCAGCAACAAGATCGACGCCATATTCGTGAACCGCCTCCGCGACGTCGGCCCAAGGATCGTGAACATCGACCGCGATGCCATAATCCTGGAGCTCGGTCACCACATCGATTACGCGGGTATTGCGCAGGTCGGGGCAATTCTCCTTGAAGGTGAGGCCGAGCACCAATACGCGGGCTCCGTCAACTTGAATACGGCGCTTGAGCATCGCCTTCACCATTTGACCGGCGATATAGGCGCCCATGCCGTCGTTGATGCGTCGTCCGGCGAGAATCACCTGAGGGTGGTAGCCAAGCATCTCCGCTTTGTACGTCAGATAATAGGGATCGACGCCGATGCAGTGGCCGCCGACGAGGCCTGGGCGGAAGGGCAGGAAGTTCCACTTCGTTCCCGCCGCCTTCAGCACGGCCTCGGTATCGATGCCCATGCGATTGAAGATGATCGCTAGCTCGTTGATCAGCGCGATGTTGAGGTCGCGCTGGGTATTCTCGATGACCTTCGCCGCCTCGGCGACGCGGATCGATTCCGCCTTCCACGTGCCGGCCTCGATAATCGAGGCATAAAGCCGGTCGACCGTCTCGGCGACCTCGGGCGTCGAGCCGGAGGTCACCTTGCGAATCGTCGTCAGCCGGTGCGCTTTGTCGCCCGGATTGATCCGCTCGGGGCTGTAGCCTGCAAAGAAATCCTCGTTGAACTTGAGGCCGGAGATACGCTCCAGCACCGGCACGCAATCCTCCTCGGTGGCGCCGGGATAGACGGTCGATTCATAGATCACGATGTCGCCGCGCTTGAGCACCTTCCCCAGCGTCTCGGACGCTCGGATGAGCGGCGTCAGGTCTGGCCGTTTGCTCGCGTCGATGGGGGTCGGCACGGTAACGATATAGATCGTCGCCTTTGCCAGATCGGCGGGGTCGGCGGTGAAGGAAAGCTGTTTCGCCTCGGCCAGTTCCTCGGGTGAGGTCTCGAGTGTGTGGTCGCTGCCGCCGCGCAGTTCCGCAATACGTTCCTTGCGGATATCGAAACCGATCACCGGGCGATGCTTGCCGAACTCGACGGCCAGCGGCAGGCCGACATAGCCAAGTCCGACAACCGCCACGGTCGGGAGAGACATGCTGTTCATACCGGGCCCTTATTTCCCGTAATATTCGCGGAACCACGTGACGAATTTGGCAATGCCGTCGCGGAAATCGGTCTGCGGGCGATAGTCGGTAAGACGCTGAAGCAACTCCGCATTTGCCCAGGTAGCGGGTACATCCCCCGGCTGCATCTCCATATAATTCCGGATCGCCTTCTTGCCGAGACAGTCCTCGATCGCCTCGATGAAATCGAGCAGGCGTACCTTGTCCGAATTGCCGATGTTGACGATGCGGAACGGCGCCACCGGCGAGAGGCTGTCGCCCGGCTCGATCTCGTCCTTGGAAGCAGGGCGCACCGGTACCGCGTCGACCAGCAGGCGGATACCGCGCACCAGATCCTCGACATAGGTGAAGTCACGATACATATCACCATGATTATAGATGTCGATCGGCCGCCCCTCGAGCGTTGCGTCGACGAATTTATACAGTGCCATGTCCGGACGGCCCCAAGGACCGTAAACGGTGAAGAAGCGGAACATGGTGGTCGGCAGATTCCAAAGATGCGCATAGCTGTGCGCCATGCTCTCGTTGGCCTTCTTGGTGGCCGCATAAATGGTCAATTGCGTATCGGCCTTCTCGGTCTCCACGAAAGGCATTTCGTCATTGGCGCCATAGACCGAAGAGGTCGATGCCATCAGCAGATGGCCGACCTCCAGCCGCCGCGCAGCCTCCATGACGTTGAAGGTGCCGATGATATTGCTGTCGATATAGGCACGTGGATTTTCGAGACTGTAGCGCACACCGGCCTGCGCAGCGAGGTGGACGATGACGTCGGGCCGGAAACTATCGGCAACGCGGTCGAACAGAAGCTGGTCTTCCAGCATCCCCTCGACGGCTTTGAAATCTGCCGACTGGAGCAGCATCGCATGCCGGCGCTGCTTGATCCGCACGTCATAATAATCGGTCATCCCGTCATAGCCGCAAACGCTGAAGCCTTCGGCAAGCAGTAACTTCGCGAGATGAAAACCGATAAAGCCGGCGGTACCCGTAATCAGAACCCTGCGCACGGGTGAGGAAGATGTATAAGACACAGCCATTATTCTTTCAAAACTCCCTTCGAACCCGTCGGCGAAGCCTGATCGACGCGCCTGAGGTTCAGGCGGCGGAATTGCGCATCGATGCCCGCCGACATGTCCGGGACGTTCACGTTGACCGAAAACCAGTACCAACGGCAGGCATCGTTCGCGATGGCCAGGCCGGCGCGCTGATGTCCGACGCCAAGGCTCACGATCTGTGCGGCGCCGGGATCGCTTCCCTTTTCCGCGCAACTGAGACGAGCCGACAACACATCCTTTTCGAGAGCGGCCCCCGCGACGAGATCCCATTCCATCTCATACGCCCCGGGCGCAAGCGCGACCAATCGGCGGGCGGCATAGCCGCGCGCACCGGCGATCGCGGAAATCGACATGCGTTTGCGCTCGGGCTCTATCGTCGCTCCGAGATTGCCCGACGACGCCAATTCCCAGTCAATCGGCGGCAGAACGGCGGGCTGCGAGAAATCAGCATCGGGGAGCACGCCTTCGGCCGCCTGTGACGCCGGCGTCCGGCGCAAGGCGGCGGCCAGTTGTTGCAGCGCATTGAAATGACCATAATCGGCGAGACGCCGGGCAAGCGCGCGGTCGGTGTCCCTTATTTCGGTCTGCCGCCAAGGTGCTCCGGCCACAAGGATGCGCAGCTTGGCCGCATTCTCCAGGCTGGCCGGCACGGACACCACCGCGCGCCAGTAGCGATCCGACCAGCTCGGTTCCGGTCCGATGACCGGCGCCAGCGTCGAAGCGGCTCCAGGTCTCGCCGTCGCCTGAGCCATCGCCTTGACATAGACCGATCGCAAGGTTCCATTGGTCAGAATGGCGCGCGACATCCACAAGAAGAAGGAGGTCTCGTCATCGCGCAGCGCGGCGGCCTCTATCGAAGCCGAGGTGATCAGCGAACTCCGGCGCGTGAGCTTGCCCCCGAGATCGAGCAGCGCCTGCCTCCGGGCGGCGTCGGCGCGACCGGTCGATGCGATCAATATGCCCAGCGCCGCAGAGGACAGAGGCTCGCTCTGGTAAGCAGTCAGGGCGAGCTGGCGCTCGCGCACCGAAATTGCGGCGTTCCGATTCTGCTGTTGCCGCGCGGCATAGGAAGCGAAAGCCAGATTGGCCTTCGCCTGCCCCATCGGTCCGATGCCGATGGCGGCCGACCTGGCCGGATCTTTGACCTGGCTGGCGATCACGCCGCTCGATGTGCCGACCAGCACGGCCAGCACGGCCGCCGTCGACCAAAGCAATATTCCCGCAATCTTCACCGTTTCACCAAATTCTCGAATTGGTCCGACACGGTCACGCGCCTTCGGTCTTGTCGGAACCGTAGCTGAAGCCGTAGCCGTAGCCGTAGCCGTAGCCGTAAACCTGATTCCGGGCGCCCACCTTGGTAACGATTGCGCCGAACAGCTTTGCCCCCGACATGCGGAGTCGGGTCAGCGCCGTCGCAATCGCGCGGTTCTTGGTCGAATTGGCTTCGATCGTGAACAACACGCCTTCGACCCGGCGCGCGATCAGCGGCGCGTCGGCAAGACCCAGCAGCGGCGGCGAGTCGACCAGAACATGATCGTAGCGCTCAAGCAGCGTCGCGATCAGCGTGCTGAGTCTTTCACTGCCCAGCAACTCCGCCGCATTGGGCGGCATCTTGCCGGCGGTGATGATCGAAAAGCCGAATTTGGGCAGTTCGGCGATCATCCCGTCCAGATCCTCGTCACCCGAAAGATAGTGGCTGAGCCCGCGCTGGTTGGGAATGTCGAGATAGCGATTGAGCGACGGATTCCGCACGTCCGCATCGACGAGAATGACCGACTTGCCGGTCGCGGAAAGTACCGTCGCAAGGCAGAGCGACGAATTGCTCTTGCCTTCCTTCGGCCGCGACGAAGTCAGCATGATCGACCGCGGCGCGCCATGCGCGGTGAGGAAGGTCAGGTTGGTCATCAACGAGAAATAGGCTTCGTAGATCGCCGACTTCTTGTCCGTGATGGCGTCCGCGACCGGCCTGTTGATCACTTCGGGAATTGCCCCCAGCAAGGGCAGGCCGAAGCGCGACTGGACATCCTGCGGATCGCGCACCGAACTGTCCATCTTCTCAAGCATGAACACAAGGCCCGCCGCAAGCACCATGCCCGCGAGAAGCGCGACGGCCAAATTGATCAGCAGGCTGGGACTCGACGGGCGTTCGGCCGGCTTCGCCCGATCGACCAGCGACACATTGTTCGTGCCGACGCCCGCAACGCCGATTTCCTTGTAGCGCTGCAGCAGGCCCTCATAAAGCTGGCGGTTCGAATCCACCTCGCGCTGCAGGATCGCCATCTCGATCGATTCCCGCTGCTGGCTGTTATAGCGATTGGTCAGCCCGTTCAGTTCACTCTCCAGATCGCGCTCGCGCTTCACTGCGGCATTATAGGCTTCGCGATTCCCCTGCGACGAGCGCCCCACTTCATCGCGGATGCTCTTGTCGAGATTCGCGATCTCCGACCGCAGCGACACGACCGCCGGATAGTCGTCCGCAAAAGTCGTTCGCATCTGCGCGAGTTCAGCCTCCGCCACTGCGCGCTTCTGCCGCAGCGCGCTGATGGTGGGCGCATTGACCTGCGCGACCCCCGTCATCGTATTGGCGAGTTCGGCTTCGGCGGCGATGCGGGCTTCGCGCGCCTTGGCGAGCGCCTGGCTGATCTGGATGATATCCGATCCGACCAGCGTCTGGGTTCTCGTCCTGCCATTATTGTCCGTCTCGGACGCAACGGTGACGATACCCTTGGAAACGGAGTAATTGATCAGTGCCCGCTCGGAAGTCTCCAGATTCTGGCGAAGCGTATCGAGCCGCCCCTCGAGATATTTGCGTGCGTCGGACGTGGCGGCAAAACGGCGATCAATCGTCGCCTGCACGAACTGGGTGACCCATAAGTCCGCCAGTTTGGCGGATAATCTCGCCGACGGCGTCGAAAAACCGATATCGACGAGGCTCGACGTGCGCACCGGGGAAACGTCGATCCGATCAAGCAGGATTTCGACGGCCTTGACCGTGAGGCTGCGCCGCTCGGCACTGGTCATTCCCGCATCGGCCGCGTCGAGGTTAAACGCCGCGATGAAATCCTTGTCCGCGGTCAGATTTCCGGCCCGAATGACCCGCTCGGCGAGCGATTCCGATTTAAGCAGCGAATATTGCGTATTGTAGAACGCGATTTCGTTGACCATCGCACGGTCCCGCTGTTCGTCGACCGACGTATCGACGGGAGAATCGGGCAATATCTCGATCCGCGCGGTAGAGGTATATTCGGGAGTCGCGAGAAATGTCGCGAGCAGACCGAGAAGCAAAGCGCCGACGATCGCCGCCATCACCCAGTTGCGATGGTTGAGGATCGCCGAAAATATGCGCTCGATTTCGGGAAGCGACGCGGCATATTGTTCTTCGCCACCTTCTCCATAAGACGAAGGGGCGGGATCGACAGGCACGATAGGGCCGCGGACAATCTCGTTCATTTGGCGGTCCATCCTATCAAAATTCGCGCGCGAGCAGGATTAGCGGCGACAGGAGCGCCGGCGTTGCCGCCAGAATATCCTTGAACATGCGGCGCTGCGGCGAATCGCCGACGATCACCACGTCGTTGGGGAAGATTTCCGGATCGGCGTAGTTGCCGCGGCGGATGGCCCCGATATTATAGATGCCGACATATTGCTTCGTTCCGACATTGCGGAACACCACCACATCGTCGAGCTTCGCGAATTCGGTGAGACCGCCCGCCAGCGCGACCGCGCGCATCAGTGTCATGCGGCCCGCCACCGGATAGGAGCCCGACCGCTTGACCTCGCCGTCGACCGATACCGCCATCGACTGGAAAGCCAGTGCGCTCGCGCTCGTGGGCGCCTTGAAGTTCACCGTGACCTGGGGATCGCGAATATATTTTCCGACGAGCTGCGATCGGATCTGATCGGCCAGCGCCAGCGGGGTCTTGCCGGCGGCGGCAACCGTGCCAACGAGCGGGAAGGAGAAATTCCCCTCTCCGTCGGTCATGATGTCGCGCTGCAAGTCCGGTACCCCGAACACTTCGATGCGCAATTCCGTGAAGGGGCCGATGAAGGCCAGCC
Proteins encoded in this window:
- a CDS encoding ATP-binding protein, giving the protein MTGDSNRSKPAPGSICRRCWRSATVAARRFVTSLVSIAKWRAPISDPTYADAILDRLAHNVHRIALEGESPRRAKAHSGPIAEAAPSSSEPVLTHGWSARQNHESQP
- a CDS encoding O-antigen polymerase; the encoded protein is MILFFIFIFTNAIALYYSSEVLFVLIGMYITIFSVLYGKGLIFKPVVWLSIASFLYSFGGNIVYLFEGYGLYNPLETALFANIFHFSVCFSLILFDSDQKNDHGLVDIFDRYTLYKYNFYVSIALVLINIFIFYNSGASSKREFSSISSDSDLGYFGFFYSYFVLSFVVYAISFYRKNGKIPIFEIICSLILSFFTLLVTGERDVFFKIALSLAFMSLYFKSVKPSVVYFSVLAVILFVPFSKSLGVSLGSDSVQLSFSGSNFIVGFMKSDFASAGSNLDILLLSPDIYSNQSLSRLFEDIVRGFLPTSLSSYDSSTAWFYKYYTPYSIRRDVGGLGFSLMGAFYIYGSVVGVIIGGFLYGCLSSFLWKKANRNDIYLSIYFSSVPLLIWSLRGDVSTIISSLTKQTILPIILIVFIYRIFRFRDR
- a CDS encoding glycosyltransferase; translated protein: MRYVNAFGNLQVICRGRKVASCNLPVIENPSIDFLPFPNLLTAKNIIRYFSIKNKIGRAVRNADIVIARLPSLLGSLAAKEARNANIPYLVEVVGDVFESVYNHRSRMGVLLAHYSEYIMKKEVSKAKISIYVTEKALQKKYPCAGKVYSCTNAMVEPIADEEFSIIRAIRSSRDIYTIGLVGALDVGYKGQDVALECLRRLIFDFGQANVCIRFLGRGDPAHLRAIAERYGVADKVFFDGIVPPGDAVLCWMDRLDILLQASKQEGLSRAVIEGMSRGLPVVATKVGGTDELLDEKWLVEPADLESMVALLRKLLSNPALMQKVGFENLNTSRRYDTNVIENRRQSAFMDLLSYRDGR
- a CDS encoding DapH/DapD/GlmU-related protein, coding for MVTIADDVWIGAGARLLSGVTIETRCIIAAGAVVTRAVPSGSLYGGVPARKIRDLPRSVEIETSRFK
- the tviB gene encoding Vi polysaccharide biosynthesis UDP-N-acetylglucosamine C-6 dehydrogenase TviB, with translation MNSMSLPTVAVVGLGYVGLPLAVEFGKHRPVIGFDIRKERIAELRGGSDHTLETSPEELAEAKQLSFTADPADLAKATIYIVTVPTPIDASKRPDLTPLIRASETLGKVLKRGDIVIYESTVYPGATEEDCVPVLERISGLKFNEDFFAGYSPERINPGDKAHRLTTIRKVTSGSTPEVAETVDRLYASIIEAGTWKAESIRVAEAAKVIENTQRDLNIALINELAIIFNRMGIDTEAVLKAAGTKWNFLPFRPGLVGGHCIGVDPYYLTYKAEMLGYHPQVILAGRRINDGMGAYIAGQMVKAMLKRRIQVDGARVLVLGLTFKENCPDLRNTRVIDVVTELQDYGIAVDVHDPWADVAEAVHEYGVDLVAAPQAGAYDGIILAVAHREFAELGVGGIRAWGKPIHMLYDIKNVLGAAESDQRL
- a CDS encoding NAD-dependent epimerase/dehydratase family protein: MRRVLITGTAGFIGFHLAKLLLAEGFSVCGYDGMTDYYDVRIKQRRHAMLLQSADFKAVEGMLEDQLLFDRVADSFRPDVIVHLAAQAGVRYSLENPRAYIDSNIIGTFNVMEAARRLEVGHLLMASTSSVYGANDEMPFVETEKADTQLTIYAATKKANESMAHSYAHLWNLPTTMFRFFTVYGPWGRPDMALYKFVDATLEGRPIDIYNHGDMYRDFTYVEDLVRGIRLLVDAVPVRPASKDEIEPGDSLSPVAPFRIVNIGNSDKVRLLDFIEAIEDCLGKKAIRNYMEMQPGDVPATWANAELLQRLTDYRPQTDFRDGIAKFVTWFREYYGK
- a CDS encoding polysaccharide biosynthesis tyrosine autokinase, with product MNEIVRGPIVPVDPAPSSYGEGGEEQYAASLPEIERIFSAILNHRNWVMAAIVGALLLGLLATFLATPEYTSTARIEILPDSPVDTSVDEQRDRAMVNEIAFYNTQYSLLKSESLAERVIRAGNLTADKDFIAAFNLDAADAGMTSAERRSLTVKAVEILLDRIDVSPVRTSSLVDIGFSTPSARLSAKLADLWVTQFVQATIDRRFAATSDARKYLEGRLDTLRQNLETSERALINYSVSKGIVTVASETDNNGRTRTQTLVGSDIIQISQALAKAREARIAAEAELANTMTGVAQVNAPTISALRQKRAVAEAELAQMRTTFADDYPAVVSLRSEIANLDKSIRDEVGRSSQGNREAYNAAVKRERDLESELNGLTNRYNSQQRESIEMAILQREVDSNRQLYEGLLQRYKEIGVAGVGTNNVSLVDRAKPAERPSSPSLLINLAVALLAGMVLAAGLVFMLEKMDSSVRDPQDVQSRFGLPLLGAIPEVINRPVADAITDKKSAIYEAYFSLMTNLTFLTAHGAPRSIMLTSSRPKEGKSNSSLCLATVLSATGKSVILVDADVRNPSLNRYLDIPNQRGLSHYLSGDEDLDGMIAELPKFGFSIITAGKMPPNAAELLGSERLSTLIATLLERYDHVLVDSPPLLGLADAPLIARRVEGVLFTIEANSTKNRAIATALTRLRMSGAKLFGAIVTKVGARNQVYGYGYGYGYGFSYGSDKTEGA
- a CDS encoding polysaccharide biosynthesis/export family protein translates to MKSAPPVASVPGTPITALSVLPPPEASDVIRSTRLAFIGPFTELRIEVFGVPDLQRDIMTDGEGNFSFPLVGTVAAAGKTPLALADQIRSQLVGKYIRDPQVTVNFKAPTSASALAFQSMAVSVDGEVKRSGSYPVAGRMTLMRAVALAGGLTEFAKLDDVVVFRNVGTKQYVGIYNIGAIRRGNYADPEIFPNDVVIVGDSPQRRMFKDILAATPALLSPLILLAREF